The nucleotide sequence GGGGCAGTTCCACGGTCAGGTCTTCCTGGCTAACGCGTGCCTGGCACGACAGGCGGGAATGGGGCTGCAAGCCCCAGGCCTGGTCAAGCATGTCTTCCTCATTGTCGCCCAGTTCATTGAGCGAGTCGAAACCCTGCACCACGACCACGTGGCAGGTGGAACAGGCGCCCACCTGGCCGCAGGCGTGTTCCATGTCAATCTTGTTGAGCAGCAAGGCGTCGCAAATGCTCATTGTTTCTCGCGCGTCGAACACGGCGCCGTCGGGGGCCAGCTCGGGATGGGGCAGGACGGTGATTTTTGGCATGTGGGGTTCTCCTCGGTTATTCTTCAATCCCGTCACCTTGGACCTTCCCGCCTTGGCAAGGTCAAGCCCCTGCGCGATCCTGTCCGACGATGCACGCATCCAGATGGTCGAGCAATTGCAGGAACACGCGTTTATCTGCAATGTGATTCATCGTGGCACTCGTCAATACATCGCTGGCAGCCGCCGTCACGGCCTCCTTGGCCGCTGCGCAGGCGGCATGCAGTTGCGCGCGATCCAGTTCCTGCAGCGCCGTGTCGATGCCTGCGCGCGTGAAATCGAAGGCATCCATGCCGCAGCAGCCGGCCACGCAATGGGTTTCCAGCCGGCAAATCAGTGGCCACAGCCCGTCCAGCAGGGCATCGATGTCGCCGGCCTGATGATAGCGCTCCCCGATGTCGATGCATTCGATCCAGTCATCATCGGCGATCTGGATATCGTATTGGTGCTCGCGTTGAGTCATTTTTCAACATTCTCCTGGTCTGTGGGATCGCATTATAAAAAAAACCGCCCGAAGGCGGTTTGCTTGCATCCGAGACGGCGCGTCAGCTAAATAAGCTAGATAAAGTAGATCAGCGCGACCACACCTACGACGAGGGCCACGCGGGTAATTTGATACGCGGTCTTGTTCCACGCCTTGAAGCGGCGGCGGTACTGGCCCATGGTCCAGGAAATCTGGAACAGTTTGCTGACACCGCCCACCTGGTCGCCCAGTTCGTTGGGCGAGGCGGCGGCCGTCATCAGGGTGCGGCCCAGCCA is from Janthinobacterium sp. 61 and encodes:
- the fdx gene encoding ISC system 2Fe-2S type ferredoxin, with product MPKITVLPHPELAPDGAVFDARETMSICDALLLNKIDMEHACGQVGACSTCHVVVVQGFDSLNELGDNEEDMLDQAWGLQPHSRLSCQARVSQEDLTVELPRYTLNHAKE
- a CDS encoding DUF6331 family protein; its protein translation is MTQREHQYDIQIADDDWIECIDIGERYHQAGDIDALLDGLWPLICRLETHCVAGCCGMDAFDFTRAGIDTALQELDRAQLHAACAAAKEAVTAAASDVLTSATMNHIADKRVFLQLLDHLDACIVGQDRAGA